A window of Planctomycetota bacterium genomic DNA:
GCCGGCGGCGCCGGCCCCGCCGACGCGCGCGCGTTCACGTACGGCGGCCTCCACCCCGCGGCCCGCGCCCTGGCCCGCGTGCGCGGCGCGGTCACGTTCTTCTTCGCCCTGAACTCGGAGACGGTGACGCTCGACAACCTCGCCCGGGACTCCGTCCGCGAGCTCGGAGACTTCGTCGTCCAGATCAACGAGGTCCACAGCGGCTCCGTCCAGCTCACCCTCCTGCGCAAGAGCGGCCCCTTCAAGGCCGAGCACGCCATCGACCCGGCTTCGATCGTCGTCGTGGACACGGAGGGCGTCGAGTACCGTCCCCTGCCCGCCGACCTCCAGCGCTACAGCGTGTTCCGGAACGGCGGATCGTTCTTCATCCACTTCGACCGGAGCTGGTACAGGCAGGCCCAGGCGCTGACCTTCACGCTGATCCGCGACGTCCACGAGCGGAAGATCCCCTTCGAGTTCCGTGACGTGGCGCTGCCCTGACGGGCGGACGTAACGCCGCGCGGCCCCGATCGTCTACGTCCGGTCCGCATGGCACGGAGGGCTTCCCCATGAAGAGACTCATCCCCGGGCTCCTGGGTGCCGCCGCCCTGGCGCTGACCTCCTGCTCGCCGCGCACGCGGGACTACGGTACGGGACTCAACACGATCGAACGTACCTACCCCAGGCCCGTTCGCGAGACGTGGGACGCCGCCCTGGCCGCCGTCCAGGACTTCGGCCTCACGATCGAAAGCGATCGCCACGACGAGATGGGCGGGGAACTGAAGGCGCGCCGCGCCGACGGCCGCTCGGTATTCGTTCATGTCCGCGCCGCCGGACAAGGCTCCACCGCCGTCGCCGTCCGCGTCGAACCGGGCGACCGCGCCCAGGCGGAGATGATTCACGACCGGATCGCCAAGGCGCTCGGCGCGGCCGGTCAGACGTTTCTGCCCCGACGGCCGTCCGGACCCGAGTTCTGAGATCCGCCCGCGGCCCCATAACGCTTCCCTCCTGAAGGCGTCGGAGGGGTGAGCAGTGGAGGGGCGATGGCGCGATCCGCGGCAGCCGAGGGGAAAACGACGGGAGCCTTGGCCCTGGCGGCCTTCGCGGTGCTCCTGAGCCCTGAGGCGCCGGCCCGGGAAGGCGAAGAGCCCGCCGCCCCGCCCGCGCCCGAAGCCGAGGCCCTCCCTCGGCGCCTCGACGCGCCGACTCCGCGGCGCGGCGCCCGGGACGACCCGAGGTCATGGCTTCTCTCGCCTCTCCAGGACCCTCCGTTCCCGGACGTCGGCGAGCCCTGGGCCGCCGACGGGCGGGCGGCGCTCGCCGATCTCCTGGCGACACCCCGCCGCCTCATGGACGCCGCTCTTGAATTCGTCTCCCGCCGGGTCCCCGATCCCGCCGACGCTCTGTGGGACGGCCGGGACGGCGACGCGCCGCTCCTCCTGCGCCTTCTCCGGGTGCGCGTCACCGGGGGCGAGGAGGACCTCCTGCGCCATTTCCTCGACGAATGGCTGGATCGCCAGAGGAATTATCTTGCGGGACTCCAGGAGAAAACCCTGGGCTTCGAAGAAGAGGTTCTCGAGCCGGAGGCGCTCGAGGCGGAGCGCTTCTTCCGCAAACAGCGCAGGCTGGCCTGGGGGGCCCTGAAATCCGTCTACCTCGAACGCTACCAGGTGGAGGCCCGCGAGACGCTGCGCCGAACCAACTTCGGCATGGAGGACTGGCACGGCATCGATTACGCCGTCCTGCCGCCGGCCATCGTCGCCTACGTCGTGTACCGCGGCTTCGATCAGCGTTTCTCCGTGGGTCCCCTCCGCCTGTCGATCCGGATGGAGCCTGCGGCCGAATGGTTCGGCCTGCGCCGGGACCTGACGGCCGGTCTGACCGTGGAATGCCGCCCCCGCGATTGTCCCCTGGCCCTGCTTCTGGCGGCCGGAGTCCACGACGGAGACGTGGAACTCGATTTCATCGGCATCGGAACGGGAACGGGGGCGATGATGCAGGCTCTCCATCGCGCCGACGGTCGCTGACCGTCGGAGACGGGAATATTTCCAGGTCGCCGGCGCGTTGAAAAAGTGGGAGGACGTAACCCCTCCGGTGGTTCCCATCCCCGGCGCCCTTGGCGGGTCGCAGGAACACCTCGAACGTTTGAACGCTGGCGCCCCCGCTTCGCGCAAGCGAGGACGCCAGGCCCCACGGTGCGTCCCACAACGTGGCCGCCCTGGCCACCCCCTCCCTACCGTGCCGTGGGGCTTTTTCTTTCCCGCGCACGGGCGTAACGCCCCGCTTCGGCCGGGATCGGAATAAGGGACCGGCTTGGCCGGAGACGACCCCGTGTCGCACGAAGACGGCGGCTCACCCGAACGCCCTCTCCTTCTGGTCGCGGACGACCGGCCGCCGACCCTGCGCTCCCTTGCGGAACGCCTGGACCCCGCGCACTACGAAGTGGCCGTCCAGCCTTTCGGGGAGGATGCCCTGCGCTACGTCCGCGAGCGCGGCCCCCGGGCGGTCGTCCTGAACGCCGAGCGCCTCTACATGGACGGGCACGCGCCGGCCGAGCAGATCCGCGCCGCCTGCCCGCATACCCGGATCCTCTTCCTGGATGAGGACGGCGGCTGGCTCCTCTTCATCGAGCCCTCGGGGGCGGAGGCGACCGACCTTCTCATCCATCCGTGTCCCGCCGAGGAGATGACCGCCGCGCTTGAGGAGATCCTCCGTTCGCCTCCCCGGAGCCCCGAATCCGCTACTTGACGATCACGATCTCCACGTCGCCCCGGCGCGACAGCACGTCCACCTCCACGTCGCGGGCGCGCCGATGGAAGTGAAGGTCCAGCGACGCGGGGCCGACCCGGAGGTTCCGGAGGGTGACGCTCGGAAGGATCTCGGGGAGAGCCGGCCGGACCAGGCGCACTTCCGCCCGCCGCGCGTCCACGGACAGCCCCAGGCAGGCCTCCAGGAGCATGAAGACGGATCCGGCGGACCACGCCTGAGGGGAACAGGCCACAGGGTAGAGCGTCGGTCCCTCCCCGCTGCGGCGGCGGAAACCGCAGAAAAGCTCGGGCAGCCGGTGGAGGTGCGAGTAGGTGCTGGCGTCGGCCAGCCCCATCAGGATGCGCTGAATGCCCTTGGCGGCGATCCCGTAGCGGGCGAAACCGCGCGCGACGAGTCCGTTGTCGTGGGGCCAGACGGATCCGTTGTGGTAGGACATCGGGTTGTAGCGCGCTTCCGAAGCGGCGACCGTGCGGATTCCCCAGCCCGAGAAGAAGCTCTCGTCCATCAGCACCTCGGCCATCCGGCGGGCCCGATCGGGCGCGGCGATCCCCGTAAAGAGCACCTGCCCCGCGTTGGACGTCCGGACACGGCACGGACGCTTGCGGCCGTCCAGCGCCAGCGCATAGAGCGAGAGATCCTCGCACCAGAACGCCTCTTCGAAGCGCCGCCGAAGGTCCTCCGCCTTCCGCCGCAGGGCCTCGGCCCGCCCCGGCTCCCCCAGCGCCTCGGCCAGAACCGCCGCGTGACGCCGGGCGGCGTAGACGTACCCCTGGACCTCGCACAAGGCGACCGGCCCCTCCGCCAGCTCGCCGTCCTCGTGGAAGACCGAGTCGTGCGAATCCTTCCATCCCTGGGCGGTCAGACCGTGGGAAGACCGCCGCGCGTACTCCACGAACCCGTCGCCGTCGCGGTCCCCGTGACGATCGATCCACTCCAGCGCCGCCACGATGTTCGGCCAGATCGTCCGCACGAAACCCAGATCGCCCGTGGCCCCGTAGTAGGCCCCCGCCAGCAGAACAAAAAGAGGCGTCGCGTCCACGCTGCCGTAATAGCGCCCGAAGGGAATCTCCCCGAGCGCCGCCATCTCCCCTCGGCGCATCTCGTGGATGATCTTTCCGGGCTCCGCGTCCTGCTCGGGACTGTCCTCCGTGGCCTGGCACGAAGCCAGGAACCCGAGGACGCCGCGCGCCAGCTCCGGCTTGACCCAGAGGTACTGGAGGGCCGTGATGATGCCGTCGCGCCCGAAAACGGTGCTGAACCACGGAATTCCCGCGTAGGGGTAGGGGCCCTGCGGTGTCCGCGTGATCATGATGTGCAGATCGGTCATCGACCGATCCAGGAGATCGTTGAAGTGCACGTTGGCGGTTTCGACCCGCGCGTCCCCCAGCCGCATCCGCCCGATCTCCGACGAGACGTCGTGGAGGGCCACGTCGTACGGGACCGGCGCCGGACGGGCGGGCTCGACCTCGCAGGAAAAGACGGCCGTGAGACTTTCCTCGCCCTTGGGCGGGATCGTCATCTCGAAGCGGACGCGATCGGCGGACACTTCGGCCGGGGCGGGAAAGAACCGGGCGCGGACGCTCCGGCGAACGCCGTCGAGCCCCAGGTATCCCAGGATGACCTCGTCGGAACCGGTTTCCGGCGGCAGGAAGCGTCCCCGCCGGTCGCGGCGGACGCCGCGCACCTCGAAGATGTCCGCGAAATCGGCGGCGAACAGAAACGTGGGCGCCACGCGGACTTCATGAAGGGCGAAATTGCGCACACGGACCCGCTCGTAGCAGACGCCCTGCCAGAGAAAGCTCACCCGGAAAAGGTGCAGCGTGTTGCGCGGCAGGACCACGCGGTCTCCGTCCGAGACGTCGGGATTGGTCAGGTTGACGACAAGGACGGCGCTCTGCTCGCGCACCGCGGAACTCAGGAGAAGCGGCCGGTCCGAATTCAGGCGGAGCTGAAGGCGGCTCAGGAACCGCGTCCCCTCGTGGTAGAGGCCCTGCTCGCCCTGTCCGACGGGAGCGATGTCGCCGTTGAGGCTGAAGACGGCGAACGTGTCGCCGTGCTTGAGGACCTGGGTGCGGTCGTCCACCCGCGGCGAGGTCGCCAGGATGTAGTATTGGTCCTTGACGCGGATGATCTCTTCCATAGGGCGATCGGGGCCCGGCCTCACGTCCCGGCGCGCTCTCCGGAGGGTCGGGCCTCCGCCCGGCGCGTCAGCCCTTCGTAAACCCGCAGGTAGTCCTGGGCCATCCGGCGGGCGGTGAACCGACGCTCGAAGACCTGCCGGCAGCCCCGCCGGGAGAGGCGCGGCAGGTCGTGGACGGCCCGCACCGCTTCCTCGAGCGTCCGGCAGAGGAAGCCCGTGCGTCCGGGGTCGATCACCTCCGGCACCGACCCGCACGGCCAGGCGATCACCGGCGTCCCGCAGGCCATCGCCTCGATCATCACCAGCCCGAACGGTTCCGGCCAGTCGATCGGGAA
This region includes:
- a CDS encoding DUF3568 family protein, coding for MKRLIPGLLGAAALALTSCSPRTRDYGTGLNTIERTYPRPVRETWDAALAAVQDFGLTIESDRHDEMGGELKARRADGRSVFVHVRAAGQGSTAVAVRVEPGDRAQAEMIHDRIAKALGAAGQTFLPRRPSGPEF
- a CDS encoding response regulator — protein: MAGDDPVSHEDGGSPERPLLLVADDRPPTLRSLAERLDPAHYEVAVQPFGEDALRYVRERGPRAVVLNAERLYMDGHAPAEQIRAACPHTRILFLDEDGGWLLFIEPSGAEATDLLIHPCPAEEMTAALEEILRSPPRSPESAT
- a CDS encoding amylo-alpha-1,6-glucosidase, whose product is MEEIIRVKDQYYILATSPRVDDRTQVLKHGDTFAVFSLNGDIAPVGQGEQGLYHEGTRFLSRLQLRLNSDRPLLLSSAVREQSAVLVVNLTNPDVSDGDRVVLPRNTLHLFRVSFLWQGVCYERVRVRNFALHEVRVAPTFLFAADFADIFEVRGVRRDRRGRFLPPETGSDEVILGYLGLDGVRRSVRARFFPAPAEVSADRVRFEMTIPPKGEESLTAVFSCEVEPARPAPVPYDVALHDVSSEIGRMRLGDARVETANVHFNDLLDRSMTDLHIMITRTPQGPYPYAGIPWFSTVFGRDGIITALQYLWVKPELARGVLGFLASCQATEDSPEQDAEPGKIIHEMRRGEMAALGEIPFGRYYGSVDATPLFVLLAGAYYGATGDLGFVRTIWPNIVAALEWIDRHGDRDGDGFVEYARRSSHGLTAQGWKDSHDSVFHEDGELAEGPVALCEVQGYVYAARRHAAVLAEALGEPGRAEALRRKAEDLRRRFEEAFWCEDLSLYALALDGRKRPCRVRTSNAGQVLFTGIAAPDRARRMAEVLMDESFFSGWGIRTVAASEARYNPMSYHNGSVWPHDNGLVARGFARYGIAAKGIQRILMGLADASTYSHLHRLPELFCGFRRRSGEGPTLYPVACSPQAWSAGSVFMLLEACLGLSVDARRAEVRLVRPALPEILPSVTLRNLRVGPASLDLHFHRRARDVEVDVLSRRGDVEIVIVK